In one Nicotiana sylvestris chromosome 8, ASM39365v2, whole genome shotgun sequence genomic region, the following are encoded:
- the LOC104226454 gene encoding uncharacterized protein, producing MGNCIETCLQRENTEELRMQKQETEEKTGDFSKEEDIGMEKSKTYMRLKIVLTKEELEWLLLQLKFKEGKNLEDVLGEIERSRGKISCGWKPSLESITETPEVPEMMDRS from the coding sequence ATGGGAAATTGTATAGAGACATGTTTACAGAGGGAAAATACAGAAGAATTAAGGATGCAAAAACAAGAAACAGAGGAAAAAACAGGGGATTTTTCAAAGGAAGAAGATATTGGGATGGAAAAGAGCAAAACTTATATGAGATTGAAAATAGTTTTGACTAAAGAAGAATTGGAATGGCTATTACTTCAACTGAAATTCAAAGAAGGGAAAAATTTGGAGGATGTTTTAGGAGAAATTGAAAGAAGCAGAGGCAAAATTTCTTGTGGATGGAAACCATCTTTAGAAAGTATTACAGAGACCCCTGAAGTTCCAGAAATGATGGATAGATCATGA